GTTGTTTCCAGCTTGGTGCCGCATTGAAAACAAAATCGATTCGACATTGCATTTTCTGTTGAACAATTTGGACAAACAATACCAGGATTACGTAGTGGAGCTTGATTGGGAGGTGGAGTAGGGACATATCTGGGATCCCGCTCATAATACTCACGATCATAATGATGATCATGATGACCTCCATGATGACCACCGTGATGCCCTCCTCCGTGGTGTCCTCCATGATGCCCTCCGCCAAATAACTCTCTAAAAAAATCTGACATGTAAAATTCCTCGCTTTCACATTAAATTTATAGAAAAGGTTCAAACATGTTGCAGTTTTTTATAAACAGCCCAATTCGCTGATTTCTTATTCATGGTGATGTTCCGGTTCCTGATCGCAACAAAGGATGGCATCTTTATGCGGGTGACCGTCATCTTCTGTTTGAATGGTTGCATGGCTAATGCCCAAATGGATAAGATTATGTTCAATTTCCCGGATAATCGATTGACTCTGGCGAATGGACATACTTCCATCAAGCACTACATGACAAGATAAAGCGTTCTTTCCGCTGGTTATGCTCCATGCATGCAGGTCGTGTACATCATATACGCCCTTGATCGATCGGATTGCTTGCACGATATCCGGAATGGAAATCCCGCTTGGTGTTCCTTCCATGAGAATACCAATGGTTTGTTTCAAAATCTTCCATGCGCCAAACGCAATGAGTACGGCGATCAAGAAACTGAGGATGGGATCGACTGCATACCAGCCTGTCGTTGCAATAATGATGCCGCCAATAATAACGCCCGCGGATGCGGCCGCATCACCCAGCATGTGCAAGACTGCGCTTTTGACATTAATGTTTTCCTCTTTGCTGAGCCCCAATCCAAGATATAGATTCATAACGAGCCCGACTCCGGCGCTGATAAACATCCAAGTGCTGCTCACAGGTTCCGGAGATTGCAACCGTTTGTATGCTTCCCATCCGATGACCAAGGCAATGACAATTAACGACAAAGCATTAATAAAAGCAGCCAAAATCCCCGACCGGTGATATCCGTATGTCATTGCTTCGTTTGGAGGCTTCATCGCTTGCTTCATGGCATACCATGACAAGCCGATCGCCGCAATATCTGTCAAAACGTGTCCGGCATCGGAAAGCAGCGCCAAGCTGTGGGAAATATAACTTCCGATCAATTCAACAACAAGGATCACAAGGGTTAGAAAAAAAGCAATTTTCATTTTGCCAATCGGGGCATGAGAATGGAAAACCCCACTGTGGTCATGATCATGTC
Above is a window of Fodinisporobacter ferrooxydans DNA encoding:
- a CDS encoding cation diffusion facilitator family transporter, with amino-acid sequence MLNCKKIFDPLKRRDSMATTHSHTNDHGHDHDHSGVFHSHAPIGKMKIAFFLTLVILVVELIGSYISHSLALLSDAGHVLTDIAAIGLSWYAMKQAMKPPNEAMTYGYHRSGILAAFINALSLIVIALVIGWEAYKRLQSPEPVSSTWMFISAGVGLVMNLYLGLGLSKEENINVKSAVLHMLGDAAASAGVIIGGIIIATTGWYAVDPILSFLIAVLIAFGAWKILKQTIGILMEGTPSGISIPDIVQAIRSIKGVYDVHDLHAWSITSGKNALSCHVVLDGSMSIRQSQSIIREIEHNLIHLGISHATIQTEDDGHPHKDAILCCDQEPEHHHE
- a CDS encoding zinc-ribbon domain-containing protein, whose amino-acid sequence is MSDFFRELFGGGHHGGHHGGGHHGGHHGGHHDHHYDREYYERDPRYVPTPPPNQAPLRNPGIVCPNCSTENAMSNRFCFQCGTKLETTPSTCPQCREKVPANAAFCPNCGYKLKS